A genomic segment from Oceanivirga salmonicida encodes:
- the rplS gene encoding 50S ribosomal protein L19 has product MKEKLIELVEKEYLTQDLPKFKAGDTIAVHYKVKEGNKERIQIFEGIVIRIANDGISKNFTVRKVSSGIGVERIIPINSPLVDKIEVKKYGKVRRARLYYLRELSGKAARIKEIRK; this is encoded by the coding sequence TTGAAAGAAAAATTAATCGAGTTAGTAGAAAAAGAATACTTAACACAAGATTTACCTAAATTCAAAGCAGGTGATACTATTGCAGTTCACTACAAAGTTAAAGAAGGTAACAAAGAAAGAATTCAAATATTTGAAGGAATTGTTATTAGAATAGCTAATGACGGTATATCAAAAAATTTCACTGTAAGAAAAGTTTCTTCTGGTATAGGGGTTGAAAGAATTATACCTATAAATTCACCATTAGTGGATAAGATAGAAGTTAAGAAGTATGGTAAGGTAAGAAGAGCAAGACTTTACTACTTAAGAGAACTATCAGGTAAGGCAGCCCGTATTAAAGAAATTAGAAAATAA